Genomic window (Plectropomus leopardus isolate mb unplaced genomic scaffold, YSFRI_Pleo_2.0 unplaced_scaffold11600, whole genome shotgun sequence):
CTTTAAAGCAGCCCACAAGCCACTAGATGTTGCTCTTTTGTGCACCACAGGAGCCTAAAGACCAGGGGTACTTCTCCCAGTTTGTGACTCTGCCAGCGGTGCGATGCGCCATCCATGTGGGGAACCTAACATTCCACGACGGCTCAGAGGTGGAGAAGCACCTTCTGCAGGACGTCATGAAGAGCATCAAACCGTGGCTTGGGGTGCTGATGGATAAATATAGAGTGAGGATTATCAACTGTAGTGGTAAAGCAATTACAATAGTGGTATGCTTACATTTACATTCTTTACTTGTTTGGTCTTTTTCTTCATACACTCAGGTCTTAATGTACAGTGGTCAGCTTGATGTAATTGTTGCGGCTCCACTGACTGAGAGGTTCCTGCCTACTGTCAACTGGACCGGGGCAGCTGAGTACAAAACAACCCCACGCTTCCACTGGAAGGTTCAGCCCAGCGACACAGAGGTGGCTGGTTATGTGAGACAAGTGGGAGAGTTTTACCAGGTAAGCACGCACAGTGGATAGACAATGTGAAAAGTCCTGAGTAagcatttgttttaaattctgtGATCTGTCCTCTTATTATGCAGGTAATCATCCGAGGAGGAGGACACATTCTGCCTTTCGACCAACCGGAGAGGTCctttgacatgattgacagatTCCTTTCAACACGAGGCTGGATATGAAGTGTTTTGGTgctgatatataaatatatatacagtgagggaaataattatttgatcTCTTGCCGATTTTGTAAGTTTGCCCAttgacaaagaaataaacagtcTCTAATTTTAATGGTAGGTCTATGGCATAAACAGAGACAATGTCATTACCGGCACAAAGAAACATGTACAAAGTTATGCAGGCAACAATGGATTCATCAGTTCATTACATATAAACAATATACTTAAGCACTGAAATGAGACTCGACGTACAACAAAAGGCAACAAGTGCTATGGGAACATTATTTACAGACATGAACCACACGTTTACTCCCTTAAAAAAGAAAGGTGGTTGCATTACATGTACAGGATTACAGAAATCAACGATATTATGTACAATATTTATAGTTTTGGATTTAAAGTAATACAATTATAACATCATTAATACATAGGAACTGTTCTCCACCTCTAACAgatccacacagacacacgcacactgcACGTTCATCTATCCTTTTTTGTCTGCCTCTGCAGTAACTAATGCCTTTTTCTGAATCTGGACCCGCTGTCAAAAACTTAACtctaaaaaacaacatcctAAAAATGATTCCAGTTAACGGTACTTTTGAAGTCATGAAGTC
Coding sequences:
- the LOC121963531 gene encoding probable serine carboxypeptidase CPVL; its protein translation is EPKDQGYFSQFVTLPAVRCAIHVGNLTFHDGSEVEKHLLQDVMKSIKPWLGVLMDKYRVLMYSGQLDVIVAAPLTERFLPTVNWTGAAEYKTTPRFHWKVQPSDTEVAGYVRQVGEFYQVIIRGGGHILPFDQPERSFDMIDRFLSTRGWI